CAGTGCTTAGTTGCTTACTGCTTTGtgtaaacatttttttttaaattataggtagttaattataaaaaaaatctcttttttcctaattatttattccaatatTTCTAAACAGcgaattaattgaatttaataatCAATGGCGGATGCTAGCAAAAAGAGGGACATTGGATGGAATTATGGCACTCAAGGAGCGACGAAAGATTCGGTTACTTGTAACTTTTGTGAGAGTACTTTCAATGGTGGAATAACTCGACACAAACAACATTTAGTGGGTGGTTTCAAAAATGTTAAACAATGTGTCGCTTGTCCGTCGGAAATTAGAGAAGAAGTAAGGGCTTATATGCAAAACAAAATAGCTAATAATCccaaatttcaaaagtgaggCAGCCGGAAGAATTTGTTGATATTGATGATCTTGATGAAATGAATGATTATGCGGAAATGAGGCCTCCCTCCAAAACTCAAAAGATATCTTCTAGTGGAGGTTCATCCACCGCACGGAGTGTGACGAAAGGACCTTTGAACCtctatttttcacaaaaatcaacacaaaaagGAGGCTTAGAAAAAGGAGGAGGAATcgaagaaacaaagaaaattctaaGAGAGCGTGCGGTAAGTGCTTTTGCAATTTGGATGTATGATGCCGGGCTCCCTTTTAATTGCGTCAATCACAAATCATTCGATAAATTTATTGAGGCGGTTGGACAACATGGCCCCGGAATGAAGCCTCCTACATTCCATGAAGTTAGAGTCACTCACCTTAAAAAAGAGGTGgataaagtagaaaaaattgTTGAGGAGCATAAAGTGCAATGGACAAAGTTTGGTTGTTCCATTATGATGGACAAATGGACGGCACGAAATGGCaaaatgatcatcaatattttggtgaattcTCCAATCGGTAGTGTATTTCTTGGTTCGGTTGATGCTAGCAATGAATCTACCgattccaccaaaatgtacaaGTTATTTGAAAGCACTATCGAAAGAATTGGACCGGAAAATGTGGTACAAATTGTCACCGATAATGCTAGTGAGAATGTCAAAGCGGGAAGTATGATGATGGGTGCGTATCCACACATTTATTGGACTCCATGTGCCGCTCATTGCATCAACTTGATATTTGGTGACATATTCAAGGTTAAGCCATATGCTTCCGGTAATCAACCTATCCTTTAACTTTATTAAGTTTCTTTATAGTCAATACTCAATAATTCATTAgctactaattaatttaatttaatctttCTATAACAGTTTTTAAGAAGGCCATCAGAATCCATTCTTACATTAGTCAAAGGCCATTGTTGTTAAACTTGATGAGAAAATTCACCAAAGAAAGAAATTTGGTGAAACCGGCCAAGACAAGATTTGCAACGGCATTCTTAACTTTGAGAGCTATgtacattcaaagaaaaaacttgaaaactttagtcCTCTCAACCGAATGGAATTCAAGCAAATTTGCAAAGGAAACTTCGGGGAAAGAAGTTGCCAATCTTCTTATTTCTATCCACTTTTGGAATGATGTTGTTCGGGCACTTACAGTTTGTAGCCCTTTGACAAAAGTGCTTCGTTTGGTGGATGGGGAGAAAAAACCACCAATGGGTTATATTTATGAGGCAATGGATAGAGCCAAAGAAGCTATTGCACATGGTTTTCGTGGAGTTCAGAAGCATTATGAGAAAGTGTTTCAAATTATTGATGCAAGGTGGTCAGAACAACTCCATCGGCCTTTGCATGCTGCAGGCCATGTTTTGAACCCAGGATTATATTATAAAGCTGAAGAAGAGGGAACTTTATTACAGAGTTTGTGGACCGAGTATTATGCATGTGTTGAGAAGTTGGTCCGTGATACAACAATACAAGATGCACTAATCGCTGAGCTTCCTAAGTACAAAATGGCGGATGGACTATTTGGTTGTGGTCCGGCTAAAAGAGCTAGAGACACAAGGTCACCGGGTAAGTGGGTTGATTTAGATCTTACATTCTT
This window of the Solanum pennellii chromosome 2, SPENNV200 genome carries:
- the LOC107009956 gene encoding uncharacterized protein LOC107009956, with the protein product MADASKKRDIGWNYGTQGATKDSVTLRQPEEFVDIDDLDEMNDYAEMRPPSKTQKISSSGGSSTARSVTKGPLNLYFSQKSTQKGGLEKGGGIEETKKILRERAVSAFAIWMYDAGLPFNCVNHKSFDKFIEAVGQHGPGMKPPTFHEVRVTHLKKEVDKVEKIVEEHKVQWTKFGCSIMMDKWTARNGKMIINILVNSPIGSVFLGSVDASNESTDSTKMYKLFESTIERIGPENVVQIVTDNASENVKAGSMMMGAYPHIYWTPCAAHCINLIFGDIFKVKPYASVFKKAIRIHSYISQRPLLLNLMRKFTKERNLVKPAKTRFATAFLTLRAMYIQRKNLKTLVLSTEWNSSKFAKETSGKEVANLLISIHFWNDVVRALTVCSPLTKVLRLVDGEKKPPMGYIYEAMDRAKEAIAHGFRGVQKHYEKVFQIIDARWSEQLHRPLHAAGHVLNPGLYYKAEEEGTLLQSLWTEYYACVEKLVRDTTIQDALIAELPKYKMADGLFGCGPAKRARDTRSPVEWWSLFGSETPNLQKFAMKVLSLTCSSSGCERNWSVFEHIHSKKRNRLTLSRLNDLVYIKYNRTLKRRYDARDLIDPIRLDNIDDSNEWLVGCPEDQDDELVYEDDDLTWGSVATAIGADESIYHLRGLSSRSTVLNKGKGVESTSTSSSLSRTRTLIDEEYEEEEDEEQYNDVEDFDLQELDNFEEE